The Prevotella sp. oral taxon 299 str. F0039 genome has a segment encoding these proteins:
- a CDS encoding DUF4293 domain-containing protein → MIQRIQTIYICIAVVLGILSIIFPIAYLLNTGMGLGHTLFNFWLKDNANGIVGFTVIPLFILQVTTIPVGLYSIFKYNNRPFQARLCLLNILLLVLWYTFLGYFVWAMKPNNEQFQPLLAVSFPLIEIILYSIARKAIWKDEKLVRSANRIR, encoded by the coding sequence ATGATACAGCGAATTCAGACAATATACATCTGTATTGCGGTTGTTCTTGGAATATTATCAATCATCTTTCCAATTGCTTATTTACTCAATACGGGAATGGGATTAGGTCATACTCTATTTAACTTTTGGTTAAAAGACAACGCAAATGGCATCGTTGGTTTCACAGTTATACCATTATTTATACTGCAAGTAACAACAATCCCAGTTGGACTTTATAGTATCTTTAAATACAACAATCGTCCTTTTCAGGCTCGTTTATGTCTTTTAAATATATTATTATTGGTATTATGGTATACATTCCTAGGCTATTTTGTGTGGGCAATGAAACCAAATAACGAACAATTCCAGCCCTTGTTGGCTGTATCTTTTCCACTAATAGAAATCATTTTGTATTCCATTGCTAGAAAAGCAATATGGAAAGATGAGAAATTAGTTCGTTCAGCGAATAGAATAAGGTAA
- a CDS encoding putative porin, translating into MKKTLLFFTSLFVGFYAQAQNTEYNQIDENGVISRRNTMGNNSSDSLHSNKEIPIGIKAWTIDEKFGDRTVAKVDTMQYMFMNSIFTSGLEGQYNTTGNLSSPRINRIFINRQDHSQFIFTDPYSYFITPVNQFHFTNTLSPFTILDYNTGGGSSEGEDHFKAIFGVNAGRKLGVGFKFDYLYGRGFYNNQSSAHFNYTMYGSYLGEQYQAHLLFSTNHQKNAENGGITNDGYITTPEAYNEDYSSNEIPTVLNKNWNRNNNLHAFLTHRYNVGFTRKVKMTEDEIKAKKFALNSKEQNDTKPSDKRLSTKEREKNKSIALGRPEDAKIVGSEPVDSISKTNNRIQVKDNATRDSLLAISKKNEADSLWFKSEYVPVTSFIHTAKFDTYDRIYQAYYTPSNYYKNQYYNAGRLHNDSIYDQTKHFRLQNTFAISLLEGFNKWAKAGVKAFITSDFRHFDLPLIDGSLGTYNEHNLSVGGEISKTLGNTLHYKALLETWVTGKDAGQLKVDINTDVNFKLFGDTVTLAASGFFHRINPSFYFRHYHSRHFWWDNNSMDKMLHTRLEGLFSYKKTNTTLRVAVDNIKNYTYLAQSYNIDNQYNRLNMDVTTNQYQSPISLLTLELIQKIKFGIFRWENTITYQKSSNNDILGVPDLNIYSNLYMKFKIAKVLSCDLGTDVRYFTEYYAPDYSPALGSYTVQEGTDKIKIGNYPFVNVYANFLLKHTRFFVMYSHINAGSASKRYFLTPHYPTNERIFRFGVSWNFFN; encoded by the coding sequence ATGAAAAAGACTTTATTATTTTTTACGTCGTTGTTTGTTGGCTTTTATGCACAAGCACAAAACACTGAATACAATCAAATAGATGAAAATGGAGTTATTTCACGTCGTAACACGATGGGAAATAACAGCTCCGACTCTCTACATTCAAATAAAGAGATTCCCATTGGTATTAAAGCATGGACTATAGACGAAAAATTTGGCGACAGAACTGTTGCCAAAGTAGATACCATGCAATATATGTTTATGAACTCTATATTCACTTCTGGACTAGAAGGACAATATAACACAACAGGAAATCTTAGTTCACCACGTATTAATAGAATTTTTATTAATCGTCAAGACCATAGTCAATTTATTTTTACAGACCCTTATAGTTATTTCATTACGCCTGTAAATCAATTCCATTTCACCAATACTCTTTCACCATTTACCATACTTGATTATAACACTGGCGGTGGAAGTTCAGAGGGAGAGGACCACTTTAAGGCTATATTTGGTGTGAATGCAGGTAGGAAATTGGGTGTAGGATTTAAGTTCGATTATCTATATGGACGTGGATTCTATAACAATCAAAGCTCTGCTCATTTCAATTATACTATGTATGGTTCGTATCTTGGCGAACAATATCAAGCCCACCTCTTGTTTTCTACTAATCATCAGAAGAATGCAGAGAATGGAGGTATAACCAATGATGGCTACATCACCACTCCTGAGGCATACAACGAAGATTATTCTAGTAATGAGATCCCTACCGTTTTAAATAAGAACTGGAATAGAAATAACAACTTACACGCTTTTCTTACACATCGTTACAATGTGGGCTTTACTAGAAAAGTAAAGATGACTGAAGACGAAATTAAAGCGAAGAAATTTGCCCTTAATTCTAAAGAACAAAACGACACCAAACCATCAGACAAACGTTTGTCGACAAAAGAGCGTGAGAAAAATAAGTCTATTGCTCTTGGACGCCCTGAAGATGCTAAGATTGTGGGAAGTGAGCCCGTTGATTCTATTTCTAAAACAAATAATAGAATTCAGGTTAAAGACAACGCAACAAGAGATAGTTTGTTGGCTATCAGCAAAAAGAACGAGGCAGACTCCCTTTGGTTTAAAAGCGAATATGTTCCTGTAACCAGTTTTATTCACACTGCAAAGTTTGATACTTACGACAGAATATACCAAGCGTATTACACCCCAAGCAATTATTATAAAAATCAATATTATAATGCTGGTCGTTTACATAACGACTCTATATACGACCAAACCAAGCATTTCCGTTTACAAAACACCTTCGCAATATCTCTATTAGAAGGCTTTAACAAATGGGCTAAAGCTGGGGTTAAAGCATTTATTACTAGTGATTTTAGACATTTTGACCTACCTTTAATAGATGGATCACTAGGAACTTACAACGAACACAATTTAAGTGTAGGTGGAGAAATTAGTAAAACACTTGGTAATACCCTACATTACAAGGCGTTATTAGAGACTTGGGTTACAGGAAAAGATGCAGGACAGCTTAAGGTAGACATCAATACTGATGTCAATTTCAAACTCTTTGGCGACACAGTTACATTGGCTGCAAGTGGCTTCTTCCATCGAATTAACCCTTCATTCTATTTCCGTCACTATCATTCTCGTCACTTCTGGTGGGATAATAACAGTATGGATAAAATGCTACATACACGTCTCGAAGGTTTATTTAGTTATAAAAAGACCAACACTACATTACGAGTTGCAGTGGACAACATTAAGAATTATACCTATCTTGCACAGAGTTATAACATAGACAACCAGTATAACAGATTGAATATGGACGTAACCACCAATCAATACCAAAGTCCTATCAGTCTACTTACTCTTGAATTGATTCAAAAAATCAAGTTTGGTATCTTCAGGTGGGAGAACACTATCACCTATCAAAAGTCGTCAAATAATGATATATTGGGCGTCCCCGACCTTAATATATATAGCAACCTCTACATGAAGTTTAAGATAGCAAAGGTTCTTTCTTGTGACTTAGGAACAGATGTGCGTTACTTCACCGAGTATTATGCGCCTGATTATAGTCCAGCTTTAGGTTCTTATACCGTGCAAGAAGGAACAGACAAGATAAAAATTGGTAACTATCCATTTGTCAATGTATATGCAAACTTCTTGCTAAAACACACTCGTTTCTTTGTGATGTATAGTCATATAAATGCAGGATCAGCCTCTAAACGCTATTTCTTAACACCTCACTACCCCACAAATGAGCGCATCTTTAGATTTGGAGTAAGCTGGAATTTCTTTAACTAA
- a CDS encoding DUF4468 domain-containing protein, translating into MKKILTLILAFFPLCNLMAQSEWELPTSGILTEKTTKTKTKKGHTSATKEENSNIVEIKEEDKPYLEGAVPEVEGKVIFSRTINIPNKNASEIYDKTYQYLEQFTKSNTSLSDSRIVIVNKKQHIIAATLNEWLMFSNSFLAIDRAQFFYTLIATCKDNELVINIERIKYKYEIGRPSELKATAEELISDKVALSKDKNKVKKAEKKFRYKTIDRVKEIMDNIQSNVTL; encoded by the coding sequence ATGAAGAAGATATTAACTCTTATTTTAGCATTCTTTCCTTTGTGTAATTTGATGGCACAAAGCGAATGGGAGCTTCCAACCTCTGGTATTCTAACAGAGAAGACTACAAAAACTAAAACAAAGAAAGGACACACTTCTGCCACTAAAGAAGAAAATTCGAATATTGTTGAGATAAAAGAAGAAGACAAACCATACTTAGAAGGAGCTGTACCCGAGGTAGAAGGAAAGGTTATTTTTAGTAGAACTATCAATATTCCCAATAAGAATGCAAGCGAAATATACGATAAAACCTACCAATATCTCGAACAATTTACCAAATCAAACACTTCACTTTCTGACAGTAGAATTGTAATTGTAAATAAGAAACAGCACATTATTGCAGCCACACTTAATGAATGGTTGATGTTTTCGAACAGCTTCTTGGCAATCGATAGAGCTCAATTCTTCTACACACTCATTGCAACTTGCAAAGACAATGAATTGGTCATAAACATTGAAAGAATTAAATATAAATACGAAATAGGACGCCCTTCTGAACTAAAAGCAACCGCAGAAGAACTTATCTCTGATAAAGTTGCACTTAGCAAAGATAAGAATAAGGTAAAGAAAGCTGAGAAAAAGTTCAGATATAAGACTATTGATAGAGTAAAAGAGATTATGGATAACATTCAATCGAATGTAACTTTATAA
- a CDS encoding DNA-directed RNA polymerase subunit omega, which yields MDFKRTKAPTNTVTRNILDLCEETGNIYESVSIISKRANQISVEIKQELNKKLAEFASYNDSLEEVFENREQIEISRYYEKLPKPTLLATQEFVEGNIYFRDPSKEEVERI from the coding sequence ATGGATTTTAAAAGAACAAAGGCACCAACAAACACAGTAACAAGAAATATTCTAGATTTGTGTGAAGAGACAGGAAACATTTATGAGAGCGTTTCTATCATCTCAAAACGTGCTAATCAAATATCTGTAGAGATTAAACAAGAGCTCAATAAGAAGCTTGCAGAGTTTGCTTCTTATAACGATTCACTTGAAGAAGTGTTTGAAAATCGTGAGCAAATAGAAATCTCTCGTTATTATGAAAAGTTACCAAAGCCAACTCTTTTGGCTACACAAGAGTTTGTTGAGGGTAATATCTATTTCCGTGATCCTTCGAAAGAAGAAGTTGAAAGAATATAA
- a CDS encoding outer membrane protein assembly factor BamD, whose product MKNLSFIVIYIVSLCVFSSCANEFNQVYKTTDFNYKYEYAKECFLNKKYQRASILLQDVVVQQKGTDNAQECLYMLGMAQYLNKEYDLAAQTFKKYYSSYPKGVYAEDAEFYIGQSLYMSTPEPRLDQTQTIAAISAFQDYLDLFPDAIHKKEAQQCLFALQDKLIKKELYSAQLYFDLGTYFGNCGPGENNYDACIITAQNALKDYPYSTKREDFALLIMKSKFELATQSIDEKKLERYQDAEDECYGFINEYPDSKSRTLAEKYIKKCQEITKNKS is encoded by the coding sequence ATGAAGAATTTAAGTTTCATCGTTATATATATAGTTTCATTATGCGTATTTTCATCATGTGCGAATGAGTTTAATCAGGTTTATAAAACAACTGATTTTAATTATAAATACGAATACGCAAAAGAATGTTTCTTAAATAAGAAATATCAACGTGCATCAATCCTCTTACAAGATGTAGTTGTACAGCAAAAGGGTACCGATAACGCACAAGAATGCCTTTATATGCTAGGAATGGCGCAATACTTAAATAAAGAATATGATCTAGCTGCACAAACTTTTAAAAAATATTATAGTAGTTATCCCAAGGGAGTGTATGCTGAAGATGCTGAGTTTTATATTGGTCAGAGTCTTTATATGAGCACTCCAGAACCACGATTAGATCAAACTCAAACTATTGCAGCTATCTCTGCGTTTCAAGACTATTTAGATCTTTTCCCAGATGCAATTCACAAAAAGGAAGCACAACAATGCTTGTTTGCTCTTCAAGATAAGCTTATTAAAAAAGAATTATATTCTGCTCAACTTTATTTTGACCTCGGGACATATTTTGGAAATTGTGGTCCTGGAGAGAATAATTATGATGCTTGTATTATAACAGCACAGAATGCCTTGAAGGATTATCCTTATAGTACGAAGAGAGAAGATTTTGCTTTATTGATAATGAAAAGTAAATTTGAACTCGCCACGCAAAGTATTGATGAGAAGAAACTTGAAAGGTATCAAGATGCAGAAGATGAATGCTATGGTTTTATTAATGAATATCCAGACTCAAAGAGTAGAACTTTAGCAGAGAAGTATATTAAGAAATGTCAAGAAATAACAAAGAATAAATCATAA
- a CDS encoding SIMPL domain-containing protein, giving the protein MKNQRLILGIIGPTILAVAIIVLGFSLKSGIDNFTNRDRRVTVKGLSEREVEADKVTWPIVTKDAGNDLSDLYESVERTQQKIKRFLMQHGIKENEITINAPKVDDNVVNAYDPSRIVNRYNMTSVVTVISRNVKVVQAALKARGKLLQEGIAVLSDDYENNISYEYISFKDMKPKMLEEAISNAQLAADQFANNSKSKLNKIVSADQGQFSIEDRDENTPEIKKVRVVTTITYSLKD; this is encoded by the coding sequence GTGAAGAATCAACGATTGATTTTAGGTATAATAGGACCTACAATTTTGGCTGTTGCGATCATTGTGTTAGGATTTTCCTTAAAAAGTGGAATCGATAACTTCACTAATCGAGATAGAAGAGTAACCGTTAAGGGACTTTCTGAGCGTGAAGTTGAGGCAGATAAAGTAACTTGGCCTATTGTAACAAAGGATGCAGGAAACGATTTAAGTGATCTTTATGAGAGTGTAGAACGTACACAACAAAAGATTAAGCGTTTCCTTATGCAACATGGAATAAAAGAAAATGAAATCACAATCAACGCTCCAAAGGTAGATGATAATGTGGTAAATGCTTACGACCCATCTCGAATCGTAAATAGATATAATATGACTTCGGTTGTAACTGTTATCTCTCGCAATGTAAAAGTGGTTCAAGCTGCTTTGAAAGCACGTGGTAAATTGCTTCAGGAAGGAATTGCAGTTCTTAGCGATGATTATGAAAATAACATTTCATACGAGTATATTTCTTTTAAAGATATGAAGCCCAAAATGCTCGAAGAGGCTATTTCTAATGCTCAATTGGCTGCTGATCAGTTTGCAAATAATAGTAAGAGTAAGTTAAATAAGATTGTTTCTGCCGACCAAGGTCAATTCTCAATCGAAGACAGAGATGAGAATACACCAGAAATAAAGAAGGTAAGAGTGGTTACAACCATCACTTATTCACTTAAAGACTAA
- the wecB gene encoding non-hydrolyzing UDP-N-acetylglucosamine 2-epimerase gives MNICIVAGARPNFIKVAPIIHSIKKFQENGEQVAFELVYTGSKSDETLEATLFDDLQIEQPNMYLDVVCENLNELTGRVMSAFEAYLTQHKTDVVIVVDDLASTLATAIVTKKQGVKLAHLVAGTRSFDINMPKEINRLVIDGLSDYLFTAGIGGNSVAIKEGVDSSNIYMVGNILMDTLRFNHTKTATSHLLEELNLKEKNYLLFTLNRKALIKDEKKVDEVLTALLKVADKKPVVAPLRDDAAKVVSKWISEHSCVDAIRVVEPLSYLSFAILAKNACGVITDSGNVAEEATFNGVPCITLNSYTEHIETVKVGTNVLVGDDVDLLNQYLNDMVSDKWKHSGIPDRWDGRSADRIVRILLTSI, from the coding sequence ATGAATATTTGCATTGTGGCAGGTGCTCGCCCTAATTTTATAAAGGTAGCACCTATCATTCATTCTATAAAGAAATTCCAGGAAAACGGAGAGCAAGTAGCTTTCGAACTAGTGTACACTGGCTCAAAAAGCGATGAAACACTAGAAGCAACTCTATTTGATGACCTTCAAATAGAACAACCTAATATGTATTTAGACGTTGTTTGTGAGAACTTAAATGAACTTACAGGTCGTGTAATGTCTGCTTTCGAAGCTTATCTAACACAACATAAAACTGACGTTGTGATTGTTGTTGATGATCTAGCTTCAACACTTGCCACAGCAATTGTTACTAAAAAGCAAGGCGTTAAACTAGCGCATTTGGTTGCAGGAACACGCAGTTTCGATATCAATATGCCTAAGGAAATCAACCGATTGGTTATTGATGGACTGAGCGATTACTTGTTTACAGCGGGTATTGGTGGTAATAGTGTTGCTATTAAAGAGGGAGTAGACTCATCAAATATCTACATGGTAGGTAATATTTTGATGGACACTCTTCGCTTTAATCACACAAAAACAGCTACATCTCATCTTTTAGAAGAGTTGAATTTAAAAGAAAAGAACTATCTTTTGTTCACTCTTAACCGAAAAGCTCTTATCAAAGATGAAAAGAAAGTAGACGAAGTGCTAACAGCTTTGTTGAAAGTTGCAGATAAAAAGCCAGTAGTTGCTCCTCTAAGAGACGATGCTGCAAAGGTTGTGAGCAAATGGATTAGTGAGCATTCGTGCGTAGATGCTATCCGAGTTGTTGAGCCTTTGTCTTATCTTTCGTTTGCAATCTTGGCAAAGAATGCGTGTGGTGTGATTACAGACTCAGGTAATGTGGCAGAAGAAGCAACCTTCAATGGTGTTCCTTGTATCACTCTTAACAGCTATACCGAACACATCGAAACCGTGAAAGTGGGTACAAACGTCCTTGTTGGCGATGACGTTGATTTGTTAAACCAATATCTAAACGATATGGTTAGCGATAAATGGAAACATAGTGGTATTCCTGATAGATGGGACGGACGTAGTGCCGACCGTATTGTTCGCATCCTTTTAACATCCATTTAG
- the uvrB gene encoding excinuclease ABC subunit UvrB: MDFKITSKYKPTGDQPEAIKQLTDGILAGDTAQVLLGVTGSGKTFTIANTIANVKKPTLILSHNKTLAAQLYEEMKGFFPKNAVEYYVSYYDYYQPEAYLPTTDTYIEKDLAINEDIDKLRLSAVSALLSGRQDVIIVSSVSCIYGMGGPSAMGESIINIQQGEQLDRNDFLRKLVDALYTRNDIDLTRGTFRVKGETIDVFMAYSDHILRITWWDEEVESIEELDSVTFKRIASFTSYQIYPANIFVTSKDQVNDAIRHIQDDLTDQIAFFESVGDTIKAQRIKERVEYDMEMIKELGHCSGIENYSRYFDGRSPGERPYCLLDFFPQDFLLVVDESHVTIPQIRAMYGGDRARKQNLVEFGFRLPAAFDNRPLRFEEFHEMVNQAIYVSATPADYELEESDGVIVEQIIRPTGLLDPLIIVRPSENQIDDLMDEIIECTKREERILVTTLTKRMAEELTDYLINNGVKTSYIHSDVATLDRVKIMNGLRSGEFDVLVGVNLLREGLDLPEVSLVAILDADKEGFLRSHRSLTQTAGRAARNVNGKVIMYADTITESMQKTIDETERRRLIQMKYNEEHHITPQQIQKSIKSLLTNDTTNNNTTKDYSISENELSSNKVMLAADEIVVKMSKEQLRKSIQYTTEMMKQAAKDLDFLQAAQYRDEILKLQEQLELKES, translated from the coding sequence ATGGATTTCAAGATAACATCAAAATATAAACCAACTGGCGACCAACCTGAGGCTATAAAACAATTAACTGACGGCATTTTAGCAGGAGATACAGCCCAAGTTTTATTGGGTGTTACTGGCTCTGGCAAAACATTTACAATTGCAAACACCATTGCTAATGTTAAGAAACCCACTCTTATACTAAGTCACAACAAGACTCTTGCAGCTCAATTATATGAAGAAATGAAAGGTTTCTTCCCTAAAAATGCGGTTGAATATTACGTTTCATACTACGATTATTATCAGCCTGAGGCCTATTTACCAACAACTGATACCTATATTGAAAAAGATTTAGCAATTAATGAAGATATTGATAAATTACGATTATCGGCTGTTTCTGCTCTACTTTCAGGTAGACAAGATGTGATTATCGTATCTTCCGTGTCTTGCATCTATGGTATGGGTGGTCCTTCCGCTATGGGAGAGAGCATCATTAACATACAACAAGGAGAACAACTTGATAGGAATGACTTTCTAAGAAAGCTAGTTGACGCTTTATATACACGCAATGATATAGACCTAACACGTGGTACTTTTCGTGTAAAAGGGGAAACTATTGATGTCTTCATGGCTTATAGCGATCACATTTTACGCATCACTTGGTGGGACGAAGAGGTCGAAAGTATTGAAGAACTCGATAGTGTTACATTTAAACGCATTGCTTCTTTCACATCATATCAAATATATCCAGCTAATATTTTCGTGACTTCAAAGGATCAAGTGAATGATGCAATTCGACACATTCAAGATGATTTAACTGACCAAATTGCGTTTTTTGAATCTGTTGGCGACACAATTAAGGCTCAAAGAATCAAAGAACGTGTTGAATATGATATGGAAATGATTAAGGAACTGGGACATTGTAGTGGCATAGAAAATTATTCTCGCTATTTTGATGGACGTTCCCCAGGTGAAAGACCCTATTGTTTATTAGATTTCTTTCCACAAGATTTTCTCTTAGTTGTTGACGAAAGCCATGTCACTATACCTCAAATTAGAGCCATGTATGGTGGAGATAGAGCTAGAAAACAAAACCTTGTTGAGTTTGGTTTTCGTCTTCCTGCAGCCTTTGACAACCGTCCTTTGCGTTTTGAAGAGTTCCATGAGATGGTGAATCAAGCTATTTATGTATCGGCAACTCCTGCAGATTACGAGCTAGAAGAGTCTGATGGAGTTATCGTTGAGCAAATTATTCGTCCCACAGGTCTATTAGATCCGCTTATAATTGTGCGTCCAAGTGAGAATCAAATCGATGATTTAATGGACGAAATCATCGAATGTACAAAGCGGGAAGAGCGTATTTTGGTGACAACTCTTACTAAACGAATGGCAGAAGAGTTGACTGATTATCTCATTAATAATGGTGTTAAAACCAGTTATATACATAGTGATGTTGCAACTCTTGACCGAGTGAAGATTATGAATGGCTTAAGAAGTGGAGAATTCGATGTTTTAGTAGGAGTAAACTTATTAAGAGAAGGTCTTGATTTACCTGAAGTTTCACTCGTTGCGATATTAGATGCAGACAAAGAAGGATTCCTTAGAAGTCACAGAAGCTTAACTCAAACGGCGGGAAGAGCGGCTCGTAACGTCAATGGAAAAGTGATTATGTATGCCGACACTATAACTGAAAGTATGCAAAAGACCATTGATGAGACCGAAAGACGTCGTTTAATTCAAATGAAATACAACGAGGAGCATCACATAACTCCTCAACAGATTCAGAAAAGTATAAAGTCTTTATTAACGAATGATACCACCAATAACAACACAACAAAAGACTACTCTATCAGCGAAAACGAACTCAGTAGCAATAAAGTGATGCTTGCTGCCGATGAGATTGTCGTTAAGATGTCAAAGGAACAGCTACGTAAGAGCATTCAATATACTACAGAAATGATGAAACAAGCGGCCAAAGATCTCGACTTTTTACAAGCTGCTCAGTATCGAGATGAGATATTAAAGCTCCAAGAGCAACTTGAGCTGAAAGAAAGTTAA
- the recR gene encoding recombination mediator RecR, protein MAINQQYPSLLLEKAVGELSKLPGVGRKTALRLALHLLRQNESEVETFSSSILKMKQEIKHCNCCHNVSDTEICPICADARRDSTVVCVVENIQDVMAIENTQQYNGLYHVLGGVISPMDGIGPADIEIDSLVERVSQGGVKEIIFALGSTMEGDTTNFYISKRLASYGVLLTVIARGISVGNELEYTDEVTLGRSILNRTPFDK, encoded by the coding sequence ATGGCAATAAATCAGCAATATCCTTCGTTATTATTAGAAAAGGCAGTAGGAGAGTTGTCTAAACTCCCAGGAGTAGGACGCAAAACAGCATTGCGTTTGGCGCTTCATTTATTGCGACAGAATGAAAGCGAGGTAGAAACTTTTTCGTCTTCAATACTTAAAATGAAGCAAGAAATAAAACATTGCAACTGTTGTCATAATGTTTCTGATACAGAAATATGTCCTATTTGTGCTGATGCTCGTCGTGATTCAACTGTTGTTTGCGTTGTAGAAAATATTCAAGATGTGATGGCAATAGAGAATACTCAGCAGTATAATGGCTTATATCATGTTCTAGGAGGTGTTATCTCGCCGATGGATGGCATTGGACCTGCAGATATAGAGATTGACTCTTTAGTAGAAAGAGTGTCGCAAGGTGGAGTGAAAGAGATTATTTTTGCCCTTGGAAGTACAATGGAAGGGGACACAACCAATTTCTATATATCAAAGCGTTTGGCAAGTTATGGAGTATTGTTAACCGTTATTGCACGAGGAATATCTGTGGGCAATGAATTAGAGTACACCGATGAAGTGACCTTAGGACGCTCAATTTTAAATAGAACTCCATTTGATAAATAA
- a CDS encoding MATE family efflux transporter, protein MKKESNNYQLLTQAPVSRAIIKMALPSIMIMLITGFYNIADTFFVGKLSTQATAAVGVVFSVMFFVQAIGFFFGHGSGNYISRELGAQRHGNAQRMASTGFFLSFTLGIAVLLIGEACITPLSLWLGSTPTILPYTEQYLGISLLGTPFFTSSLTMNNQMRFQGNARLALWGILSGAIVNVLLDPLFIFIFDMGVAGAALATVIGQIVSFLILLRMTYLGGNIRYSWRHFTPSISLFKEIIAGGTPSLSRQGLACIAMILLNTAASVYGDVAIAAMSIVSRCTMMVLAAVIGFGQGFQPFCGFNYGAQQYQRVKQGFWFSVKVCFIFLLLLSCAGWCFSEEIIDLFRRDAEVVAIGCEVLKWQLSVLPLLSFTIVSNMLLQTIRKPWRANLLASARNGLFFIPLILILPRLFQLQGVEMCQAISDLLAFLISVPVVRMTFKEMDV, encoded by the coding sequence TTGAAAAAAGAAAGTAACAACTATCAGTTATTAACGCAAGCACCTGTTTCTCGTGCAATAATCAAGATGGCATTACCCTCTATTATGATTATGCTCATAACAGGATTTTATAATATTGCCGATACTTTCTTTGTTGGAAAGCTCAGCACTCAAGCCACAGCTGCTGTGGGAGTAGTATTTTCTGTTATGTTTTTTGTACAGGCAATAGGCTTTTTCTTTGGGCATGGATCGGGAAATTATATCTCAAGAGAATTGGGAGCGCAACGCCATGGTAATGCACAACGCATGGCATCTACGGGCTTTTTCCTCTCATTTACATTGGGTATAGCTGTTCTTTTGATTGGAGAAGCGTGCATAACACCCTTATCTTTGTGGTTAGGAAGTACTCCTACCATTTTGCCTTACACCGAACAATATCTTGGAATATCGTTACTTGGAACGCCTTTCTTCACCTCTTCGTTAACAATGAACAACCAAATGCGTTTTCAAGGCAATGCACGTTTGGCTTTATGGGGTATTCTTTCAGGTGCAATAGTGAATGTGTTGCTCGATCCTTTGTTTATTTTTATTTTTGATATGGGCGTTGCAGGTGCTGCACTTGCAACAGTAATAGGTCAGATTGTTAGCTTTCTTATCTTATTAAGAATGACCTATTTAGGTGGAAATATAAGATATTCGTGGCGTCATTTTACCCCAAGTATTTCCCTCTTTAAAGAAATTATTGCAGGGGGAACGCCCTCATTGTCACGTCAAGGCTTGGCTTGTATTGCTATGATATTGCTAAATACAGCTGCAAGTGTGTATGGAGACGTTGCTATTGCAGCGATGTCTATCGTAAGTAGATGTACAATGATGGTACTTGCAGCCGTTATTGGCTTTGGACAAGGCTTTCAACCCTTTTGTGGTTTCAATTATGGAGCACAACAATATCAACGAGTAAAACAAGGCTTTTGGTTTTCTGTGAAGGTGTGTTTCATCTTCCTTTTATTATTATCGTGTGCAGGTTGGTGCTTTTCTGAAGAGATAATAGATCTCTTTAGACGTGATGCAGAAGTGGTTGCAATAGGTTGTGAGGTACTCAAATGGCAACTTTCGGTGTTGCCTCTTTTAAGTTTTACTATTGTTAGTAACATGCTTTTACAAACAATTCGTAAACCATGGAGAGCCAATTTATTGGCATCTGCACGAAATGGATTGTTCTTTATTCCTTTGATATTAATTCTTCCACGTCTCTTTCAGCTACAAGGAGTAGAAATGTGTCAGGCTATTAGTGACCTTTTGGCATTTTTAATATCAGTTCCTGTAGTACGAATGACCTTTAAAGAAATGGATGTTTAA